The genomic DNA CGTCTCGACCTGCGGGTGAGCGAGGGCTCGCATCAGGCCCGCTTCAGCACCTTGAAGGCACGCCTGTGAGGCGCCGTCAGCAGGGGTTTACCTTGCTGGAAATCCTCGTGGTATTGAGCCTGCTCAGCGTGTTGCTAGTGCTGGTCGGCGGAGCCTTGCTGGGCGCCAATCGCGCGGTGGCCAAGGCCCAGCGCTACACGGCGGGTTTGGATGAGGTGCGCGCGGCCCAACAGTTTTTGCGCCGGTCAATCAGCGAGGCGTTGCCGCTGAATATCGACGCCGACGAAGGGTTTTTCAGCGGTGCGCCCGAACGCCTGACGTTCGTGACCACCTCTCCCGGTGTGCTCGGCGGCGGTATTCAGCGGGTGACTGTGCAGCGCGTCGGGCAGGATTTGCAGGCAGCGTTCTCCGAGCTGGAGCCCCAAGTGCTGTTGAGCGACATCGACAGCGTTCAATTCAGCTATCGCGGCCTCACGCCCCTGGGCCAGGCCACCGGCTGGCTGGGTGAATGGCCATGGCCCAAGCGGTTGCCTGACGCAGTGCGCATCGCGGCAACCGGCAAAGGGCCGCTGCCGTGGGTGACCCAGGTGGTTGCCCTGCGCCTGAGCGTGCCCCGTGGAGCGACCGCAGAATGAGGCGTCAGCGCGGTGCGGCGCTGTTGCTGGTGCTGTGGGTATTGGCCTTGCTCAGCGTGTTGCTGGGCGGTCTGGCCGGTTGGGTGCAGTTGCAAAGTCGCCAGGCGTTGTGGCTGCGTCAGCAGGCCCAAACGGTACTGGCCGCCGAGGCGGGTATTGCGCTGGTCATGGCCGCGCAGCCCCAGGTGGCCGATGGCCGCGAGACCCTCTTGACCTTCGGCGACGCCCGATTGCACGTCAGCCTGCGCAGCGAGCGCGGCAAGTTGTATCTGGTCAACGCCGAGGCGGATGACGTCATGCGCCTGGCCCTGGCGTGCGGCGCGACCCAGGCCCAGGCGACGCAAATCGCCAAGGCCCTCGACGCGCGCCGCCATCAAGGCCAGGCGCCGTTTCGGGTGCTGGAAGAACTCCATCAATTGCCGGGCATGACCCCGGCGCTGTACCGCCAATTGCTGCCGGAAATCACCTTGTGGAGCGACCTCGATCGCCCCGATCCGGCCTTCGCCAGCCCGTTGATGCGCGAGGCACTGAACCTGCCGCACGCGGACGCCGAAGGTGCGGACCCTGGCGAGATGCTGGAAATCGACAGCCGCGCCGAACGCCCCGGCGGCTATGTGGCGCGGCGGCAAGTGACTGTTTTATCGAGCCCTATGGAGGACGGCGCGCAACCCTACCGGGTGCTGCGTTGGCACGAATGAATCGACTGGAACCCATCGCCCGGCACTGGCGCGGCAGCCTGTTGCAACAGGGCTGGCGCCTGTGGCTTGCGGAACTGCGCGCGTGTGTGCCGGGCTGGCTGGCACGCCCGGAACCGCCGGAGCAGGTCCACCATTGGCCACTCAACGCGCCCGTTTTGCCCGGCCCTTCGCGCCAGGTGCTGATGCTGGCGCCGGATGCGGTGCTCCTGCAAAACGTGCAACTGCCGCTGGCCGCCGCGCGGGACCTGAACACGGTGGTCGGCTATGAGCTGGACCGCTTCACGCCCTTCGAAGCCGGGCAGCTGTACTTTGTCGCGCATCTGCGGCAGCGCACGGCCACTCACCTTGACGTGACGCTGGTGGCGATCCTGCGCGAACACCTGGACCGAATCCTCGCCGATTGCGCCGCCCTGGGCCTGCACCCTCATCGGGTGGATGCGGGTGGCCTGGGCATCGACTTGCTCCCGGCACCGCTGCGCCCTCGCAAGCCGCCGCGTGGCCTGGGCCTGCAACGCAGCCTGCCCTGGCTGTGCGGCGCGTTGCTGATTGCGGCGATGCTGCTGTGGCTCAACGACCGCCAGCGTGTGGTCGATGCCATGCGCGCCAGCGTGGAACAACAAAAAGCCGAGGTTGCCCAGGTGCATGCCCTGCGCCAGCAACTGCTCAATACCCGGGGGGCGGCGCAATACCTCACACGGCGCAAACTCGCCCAGCCACCGCTGGCGGCGCTGCTGAATGACCTCACCACCTGCCTGCCCGCCGATACCTGGCTCGACCAACTGGACGTCAAGGACGGCGAAATCACGATCTCCGGGCAGAGTGCCAAAGCCAGCGGCCTGATCACACGGATCAAAGGCTGCCGACGCCTGGAAAACGCCCAGTTCGAAGGGGTGATTCAACCCGATGTCCGCACCGGCAAAGACCAGTTTGCGCTGCGTGCCCACTTGCGCCAGGAGGCTGCCGATGCGCCGACCCCTCACACCCCGTGAACGCCGTGGTGCGGCCTTGTTGCTGTTGGCGCTGGTCGTGGGGATCGCCTATTGGTTGTTGGTCGACAGCTGGTTTGCCGGGCCCTTGCGTGCCATGGGCGAACATGCTGAACAATTGCGCGAGCAGCAGCAACGCTATGCCGGTGTATTGCGCCAGCGCGAGGCCTTGCGCCAGCAGCTTGAGCAGGCACGGCAGGACCCGGCCAGCAGCACCAGCCTGTTGCCCGGCGATGACCCCGACGTGGTTGCCGCCGACCTGATGCAACGCCTGGCCGATTTGGTCAGTAGCCATGCCAGCCTCGGCGGCGGTTGCAGCCTGACTCAGCGCAAACCCATCACGCCGGAGCAGGACGGCGGCGAGCCCTACCGCCAGGTGCAGGTCAGTCTCACGCTCAACTGCGCCATCGAGCCGTTGGAAGCGTTGCTGCATGAGCTGGAGTATCAGCCGCCGTTTCTGTTTGTCGATGAGTTGCGCATCCGCCGCAGCCGCGAGGCCCCCGCCATTGGCGGTGCGGGCAAACTGGTGGTGCACTTGCTGGTGCGCGGTTACCTGCAACCCGAGGTGGCGCGATGATCGGTGTATTGCGCCCGCTGGAATGGGGCTTGCTCGGTCTGGCCGCGTTGCTCGGCGTGCTGATGGCGGTGATCCTCAGCAGCATCGGTGATGAACCGCACTGGCTGCCTGAACCGGGCACCCGCGCCCATCCTTCTCCCCGCGTGCAGGTGGCGCCCAATGTGCCGCTGGAAGACTTCTCCGCCACCTGGCAGACGCCACTGTTCAGCCCGGACCGCAGCCCGGACCGCGAGGCGGGCCCGACCCGGGTCTCGAACCTGGCCAACTTCACCCTCAGCGGCATCATGATCACCGGCAACCTGCAAATGGCCTGGCTCAAGCAGGCCAATGGCCCGGCCCTGACCGTGCGCCTGGGCCAGCGTTTGCCCAACGGCTGGCGCCTGGAACACCTCACCCCGCAATACGCCCGATTCGCGCTGGATGGCCGCACCCAAACCCTGAGCCTCTACGCCAAGCGTTTGCCGCCGCCGTCCACCCGCCCACCCGTGACTTTGCCCCGCGAGCCTCTCCCTTGATCGACATGCGCACCTCCCTGTTTTGCCTGGCCACCGCCGTCTCCCTGGGTGGCTGCGGCGCCTTTCCCGACCGCCTCGACGCGGACGATGACCTGCTTCACGAAGCCCTGCAAGGCACCGGCTCGCAACGCCCGCCAACCCAGACGCCTGCGCCCGAAAGCCCCAGGCCTGAAACCTCCTCAGTACCGCAACGCCAGGTGATCCGTGGCAACCAGCAGTTCGTGCGCCCGCCGGCCGCAACGATGGCCGCGAAGGAGGAGGGCGGCGACATCGTGTTCAACTTTGCCGACCAGCCCATTGAGGCGGTGATCAACAGCGTCTTGGGCGACCTGTTGCACGAAAACTACAGCATTGCCCAGGGCGTGAAGGGCAATGTGAGCTTTTCCACCTCCAAACCAGTCGACAAAAAGCAGGCGCTGTCGATCCTCGAAACCCTGTTGTCCTGGACCGACAACGCGATGATCCGCCAGGGCCAGCGCTATGTGATCCTGCCCGCCGATCAGGCGGTAGCCGGCAAACTGGTGCCGCAGATGAACGTTGCCGCGCCGTCCAGCGGGCTTTCGGCCCGGCTGTTTCCGCTGCGGTACATCTCCGCCACCGAGATGCAGAAACTGCTCAAACCCTTCGCCCGGGAAAATGCGTTTTTGCTGGTGGACCCGGCGCGCAACGTTCTGAGCCTGGCCGGCACGCCGGAGGAACTGGCCAATTATCAGGACACCATCGACACCTTCGACGTGGACTGGCTCAAAGGCATGTCGGTGGGGGTGTTCGGTCTGCAACGTGCGTCAGTGGCCGAGCTGATGCCCGAGTTGCAGGCCATGTTCGGCGCCGACAGCGGCAGCCCGTTGGCGGGCATGCTGCGGTTTTTGCCGATTGAGCGAACGAACTCGGTGGTGGCGATTTCTTCGCAGCCGCAGTACCTCAGTGAGGTGGGCAACTGGATTCACACCATCGATGAAGGCGGCGGCAACGAGCCGCAGATGTACGTTTACGACGTGCGCAACATGAAGGCTGCCGATCTTGCCAGGTACCTGCGGCAGATCTACGGTACGGGCGCGATCAAGGATGACCCGCCGGCGAAGGTGGCGCCGGGGTTGCGCACGGCGACCCTGTCTTCGCCCAACAACAGCGTGCAGAACCCTGCGCCCGTTCCGGAAGACGCTGAACCGGACGATACCGAGGTGGCACCCGCCACCCGCCTTGAAGCCGGCACCCGTATTACCGCGCAGAAAAGCAGCAACCAACTGCTGGTGCGTACCCGCCCGGTGCAGTGGAAAGAAATCGAGGCGGCGATCAAGCGCCTCGACAACCCGCCACTGCAAGTGCAGATCGAGACGCGCATTCTGGAAGTCAAACTCAGTGGTGAACTGGACCTCGGCGTGCAGTGGTATCTGGGGCGTCTGGCCGGCAATGCTTCCAGCACCACCGTGGCCAACGCCTCAGGCAGCCAGGGCGCGCTGGGCGGTGGCGGGGCGGGGTTGGGGGCGACGGATTCGCTGTTCTATTCGTTTGTCAGTGCCAACCTGCAAGTGGCCTTGCACGCGCTGGAGAAGAACGGGCGCACCCAAGTGCTGTCGGCGCCGTCTTTGGTGGTGATGAATAACCAGCCGGCGCAGATTCAGGTGGGCGACAACATTCCGATCAGCCAGACCACGGTCAATACCGGCGCCTCGGACACCACGCTGAGCAGTGTCGAATACGTGCAGACCGGGGTGATTCTGGATGTGGTGCCGCGCATCAATCCGGGGGGGCTGGTGTATATGGATATTCAGCAGCAGGTCAGTGATGCCGAGCGCCAGACGGGCGACAGCGATACGCCGGTGAACCCGCGCATCTCGACGCGCTCGGTGTCGACGCAAGTGGCGGTGCAGAGTGGGCAAACGGTGTTGCTTGGCGGGTTGATCAAGCAAGACAACGCCGAGGGGGTCAGCGCTGTGCCCTATTTGGGCAAGATTCCGGGGTTGCGGTGGTTGTTCGGGAGTACCAGCAAGTCCAAGGAACGTACGGAATTGATTGTGTTGATCACCCCGCGGGTGGTGACCAGCAGCGGGCAGGCGCGGCAGGTGACGGATGATTATCGGGAGCAGATGCAGCTTTTGAGGCCCCGGGAGGGAAGATAGGTGGTGCGTATGTCCGTCTTTGCGCCACAAGCCACACCTTCAGATTCCCCCCAGCCCGCCGTTAACCTCTCAAGTCGCCCCGAACAAGAGAGAAAATCCCATGCGTCTGAGCCTGAAGGCCAAAGTCCTGTCCCTCGCCATAGTGCCCGTATTGCTGTTCGCCGCTGTCATCAGCCTGACCACCGTGTGGATCCTCAAGACCCAGGCCCGCAATGAGGTGGACGAAACCCGCCAGCGCCTGCTCAACGACGCCAAGGCCACCCTGCAAAGTTACGTTGAGGTGGCCATGACCACCATCCAACCGCTCTACGACGCCGCCGCCCCAGGCGACACGGCCGCGCGCGCCCAAGTGGTCAAGCTCCTGTCCAATACCCGCTACGGCAAGGACGGCTACTTCTTCGGCTACGATTCCGAAACCGTCCGCCTGTTCAAGGGCAACAGTCCCGACGGTGTAGGCAAAAGCTTCAAGGACAACCGCGACCCCAACGGCGTCTACCTCAACCGCGACCTGGTCAAGGTCGGCAAGGACGGTACCCACTACCTGCAATACAGCTCGACCCAGCCCGGCCAGACCGAGCTGGTGCCCAAACTCGGCTACACCGAATACCTGCCCAAATGGGACATGGTCATCGGCACTTCGGTGAACCTCGACGTTATTGAAACCCAAGTGGCGGTGGTTGAGGCCAAGGTTGAGAAACGCATGCAAGGCGTACTGCTGAGTATCCTCGGCGTGGCGGTGGTGGTGCTGTTGGTGATTGCGGCGGTGGGCATGGTGCTGGCCAATACCATCTTGCGCCCCTTGCATCTGATGAAAGCCAACCTCGATGACATCGCCGCAGGCGAGGGCGATTTGACCCGTCGCCTGGCCATCACCAGCAGGGATGAGTTGGGTGACCTGGCGGGCGCGTTCAACCGTTTTGTCGACAAAATCCACGGCCTGGTGCGCCAGATTACCGAGATGACCTCGCAACTGACCGGCCTGGTGAGCCAGGTGTCGGATCAAGCCCAGCGGTCCGAACAGGCCATGGAACGCCAGCGTCACGAGACTGACCAGGTGGCCACCGCGATCAACCAGATGTCGTCCGCCGCCCATGAAGTGGCGCGCAGTGCCCAGGGGGCCGCCGTCGCCGCGCAGCAGACCGACGTCGAAGGCCTGGCCGCCAAGCGCGTGGTGGACGGCAGCATTGCGCAGATCCATGCACTGGTGAACGACATCCGCAGCAGCGGCGTGTCCCTCGACAGCCTGCAGCAGGACGTGTCGTCGATTGTCAGCGTGCTCGGGGTGATCCGCTCCATTGCCGAGCAGACCAACCTGCTGGCGCTTAACGCCGCCATCGAAGCCGCGCGGGCCGGGGAGGCCGGGCGCGGGTTTGCGGTGGTCGCCGATGAAGTACGTGCCCTGGCCAGCCGCACTCAAACCAGCACCCAGGAAATCCAGGGCATGATCGACCGCCTGCAGAAAGGCACGGTCGCCGCCGTGGATGCCATGCGCCGCTCCAGCGATGCCGGTGACGGCACCTCGGTGAAGGCCAATGAAGCCGGGGCGTCGCTGGACACCATGGCGCAGTTGATCGGCACCATCAATTCCATGAACGCGCAAATCGCCAGCGCCGCCGAAGAGCAAACCGCCGTGGCCGAAGAAATCAACCGCAGCGTGCATCAGATTGCCGTAGCGGTGGACAGTGTGGCGGATGAGACCCGGTTGGGTGCCCAGACGTCCCGCAGCCTGGCGGATTTGGGCCAGCGTTTGGGGCAATTGGTGGGGCAGTTCCGCATCTAGGCAGGCTGGCGTGGCGAATGCGATTTTCCTGGTGAGGGGGCTCCCTGTGGCGAGCGGGCTTGCCCGCGTTGGGCTGCGTAGCGGCCCCATAAAAACGCCGTGGTCTTTCTGAAAGAACGCGGCGTCTGGGGTTTGGGGCTGCCGCCTATCGGCACCCAGGACATCATCCACTGATGCGTTGAGGTTCATGCAAAGGGGCAACCTTCACCGGTTGCCCCTTTTTTGTCATTCGCGGGCCAGCGCCAGCTTCAACGGCAGCCGCGCCATGCTCGTGCTTTTCAATGAGCCCAGGTACAGCCAGTCGCCATATTCACGAGCGGTGGTGATGGGTGAGTAATTGCCGGCGCTGCCATCCTGCAGGTTGGCGATGACGTTGCCGTCGGTGTCCAGCCCAAGCACAAAGGCTTTGCGCTCGAGGGGCTTGGGCACCACCATCAGCGCTCGCACCATCACCTTGCGCAGCAGGGGGTAGCCGGCGAAGCCATCCAGCAGCGGGTTGCGGGGTGAATACAAGGCGACCCAGAAGCGGTCGCGGCCATTGAAGCTGAGGTTGTCCGGCAGGCCGGGAAGGTTGTCGATAAAAAGGTCGTGGTTGCCCGCACGCTCGCCTTTGAGCCAGTAGCGGCTGATGCGGTAGGCGCCGGTTTCGTTGACCAGCACGTAGTGTTCATCCGGGCCCAGCGCCACGCCGTTGGCGAACTGCAAATGGTCGAGCAAAACGTCTGTGGCGCCGGTGCTGAAGTCATAGCGCAACAGGCGGCCATCGCCGCCATGTTCGATCACGGCCTCGCCATCCTGCCCGTAGCCCCAGCGGCTGGAGGCGTCACTGAAATAGGCGTACCGCCCGCTGGCGTCCACCGCCACGTCGTCGGTGAAACCGAGGGGCACGCCATTGGCGGCGGTGCTCAAGGTAGTGAGTTGGCGATTGGCATCCAGGGCCAGCAGGCCTTTGACGCCGTCGGCAATGATCAAGCGCCCGTCCGGGTGGCGCGCCATGCCGAGCGGGCGCCCGCCGGTGTTGGCCAGTACCTCCAGTGTGTGGCTGTCGGGCGCGGTGCGGATGATGCGCCCGTCATGCAGCCCGCTGATCAGAAACCCCTGGGCATCCAGCAGCAGGGCTTCGGGCCCGGCGATGCCTTGGGCACCGATTCTTTGCACGCCTTTGAGCCGCTGGTTTTCGGCGTAGGGGCCGTCCTTCATCGATGGGGCCTTGGGCGGCGCCCAGTTCACCGGCTGGACTTTGGTTGGCATCAGCAACAGAAACGCGATCACGGCAAGAAACACGACGAATACCAAATGACGCAGTTTTTTGGAGCCTGTACTCATGACGACTTCCTGTTGTATTGGGGGCTGTCGGGTTCCCAATGCAGGGTGCCGAACAGGTAATCCATCAGCGGCAGAACGATATTGAAATTGCGCCCCTGCATCAGCTCGCGACGGTGGTGCAGGGCGTGCAACCGGTGCATCTGGCGAATCCACGGCAGGCGCGCCACCGGGTGATCGGCGGGCAGGTGTTCGCAGGCATGGAACACTTCGTAGAGCAGGTAGCCGAGGATCATGCACCCGGCGAACAGCCCGGCGACGTTGGGGCTCAGTTGGCTGAGCAACCACCAGGCGGGCAGGGTAACGGCCAGGCTGTGCAGCACGATGAGCCAGGCAGGGAACAGGATCACGCGCCAGTCGCGCGGGTTGTCGAAGGTCATGTGGCCGGGGGTGAAGAAACTGTGGTGGTCGCCGGTGTGGCGGGCATAGAACAGCCGGCCCAGGTGATGTTTGTGATGGCCGAGATGACGGTGTACGAGGTAGATGCACAGGTTGAAGAAGACCAGCGTCAGAGGAACCGTCAGCCACTGCAACGGGGTGATGTGCTCGGTGGAGGACCAGGCCAAGGTGATGCAGGTAATGCCGTAGGCCAGCACGAATGTGGCGTGGAGCCAGGGGTTGTAGAGCGATGACACATTGGCGCGGTAGCGTGCGCGGAAGGTCTCGGTGGGGTGGGCCATGATGGGAAACTCGGCGTTTTTTTGTTGGAGGCTGAGCTTAGTCGGTAGCGGGGAATGTGCGAGTTTTTGCCAGATACGAGATTCAAATGTGGGAGCTGGCTTGCCTGCGATAGCGGTGTATCAGTCACTGAAAGGGTGATTGATAGGGCCCTATCGCAGGCAAGCCAGCTCCCACAATGGTTTAGGGGGGGCTTGAACCCCGAGCGACAGACGGGGGCTTGCACGCCCCGGGATTCCTTGTTAGCTTCTGACAAAATGTTATCGATAACATTTGCTCTAAAAATAAAAACAAAACAGAGACCCACGCCATGAAAATGCTTCCGAAAACCCTGTGTTTACTGGCCGCCAGCGTCACCCTGGGCGTCGCAGCCCCCGCGTTCGCCGATGCCGCCAAGCCCATCCGTATCGGCGCCTCGTTCCAGGAAATCAACAACCCCTATTTCGTCACCATGAAAAACGCCCTGGAAGAAGCCGGCGCGACCATCGGTGCCAAGCTGATCATCACCGACGCCCGCCACGACGTGTCCAAGCAGGTCAGTGACGTCGAAGACATGCTGCAAAAAGGCATCGACATTCTGCTGATCAACCCCACCGACTCGGTCGGCGTGCAATCGGCCGTCAAATCCGCCCACGCCGCAGGTGTCGTCGTGGTGGCCGTGGATGCCCAGGCCGACGGCCCGCTGGATTCCTTCGTCGGTTCAAAAAACTTCGACGCCGGCTTCCAGGCCTGCGAATACCTGGCCAAAAACATCGGCGACAAGGGCAACATCGCGATTCTCGACGGCATCGCCGTGGTGCCGATTCTGGAGCGTGTGCGCGGTTGCAAAGAGGCCGTGGCCAAGCACCCGGACATCAAGATTGTCAGCGTCCAGAACGGCAAGCAGGAACGTGACCAGGCCCTCACCGTCACCGAGAACATGTTGCAGGCCCAGCCCACCCTCAAGGGCATT from Pseudomonas tolaasii NCPPB 2192 includes the following:
- a CDS encoding prepilin-type N-terminal cleavage/methylation domain-containing protein; protein product: MRRRQQGFTLLEILVVLSLLSVLLVLVGGALLGANRAVAKAQRYTAGLDEVRAAQQFLRRSISEALPLNIDADEGFFSGAPERLTFVTTSPGVLGGGIQRVTVQRVGQDLQAAFSELEPQVLLSDIDSVQFSYRGLTPLGQATGWLGEWPWPKRLPDAVRIAATGKGPLPWVTQVVALRLSVPRGATAE
- a CDS encoding type II secretion system protein GspK, producing the protein MRRQRGAALLLVLWVLALLSVLLGGLAGWVQLQSRQALWLRQQAQTVLAAEAGIALVMAAQPQVADGRETLLTFGDARLHVSLRSERGKLYLVNAEADDVMRLALACGATQAQATQIAKALDARRHQGQAPFRVLEELHQLPGMTPALYRQLLPEITLWSDLDRPDPAFASPLMREALNLPHADAEGADPGEMLEIDSRAERPGGYVARRQVTVLSSPMEDGAQPYRVLRWHE
- a CDS encoding PilN domain-containing protein, whose amino-acid sequence is MNRLEPIARHWRGSLLQQGWRLWLAELRACVPGWLARPEPPEQVHHWPLNAPVLPGPSRQVLMLAPDAVLLQNVQLPLAAARDLNTVVGYELDRFTPFEAGQLYFVAHLRQRTATHLDVTLVAILREHLDRILADCAALGLHPHRVDAGGLGIDLLPAPLRPRKPPRGLGLQRSLPWLCGALLIAAMLLWLNDRQRVVDAMRASVEQQKAEVAQVHALRQQLLNTRGAAQYLTRRKLAQPPLAALLNDLTTCLPADTWLDQLDVKDGEITISGQSAKASGLITRIKGCRRLENAQFEGVIQPDVRTGKDQFALRAHLRQEAADAPTPHTP
- the gspM gene encoding type II secretion system protein GspM; translated protein: MRRPLTPRERRGAALLLLALVVGIAYWLLVDSWFAGPLRAMGEHAEQLREQQQRYAGVLRQREALRQQLEQARQDPASSTSLLPGDDPDVVAADLMQRLADLVSSHASLGGGCSLTQRKPITPEQDGGEPYRQVQVSLTLNCAIEPLEALLHELEYQPPFLFVDELRIRRSREAPAIGGAGKLVVHLLVRGYLQPEVAR
- a CDS encoding general secretion pathway protein GspN, with translation MIGVLRPLEWGLLGLAALLGVLMAVILSSIGDEPHWLPEPGTRAHPSPRVQVAPNVPLEDFSATWQTPLFSPDRSPDREAGPTRVSNLANFTLSGIMITGNLQMAWLKQANGPALTVRLGQRLPNGWRLEHLTPQYARFALDGRTQTLSLYAKRLPPPSTRPPVTLPREPLP
- the gspD gene encoding type II secretion system secretin GspD; protein product: MRTSLFCLATAVSLGGCGAFPDRLDADDDLLHEALQGTGSQRPPTQTPAPESPRPETSSVPQRQVIRGNQQFVRPPAATMAAKEEGGDIVFNFADQPIEAVINSVLGDLLHENYSIAQGVKGNVSFSTSKPVDKKQALSILETLLSWTDNAMIRQGQRYVILPADQAVAGKLVPQMNVAAPSSGLSARLFPLRYISATEMQKLLKPFARENAFLLVDPARNVLSLAGTPEELANYQDTIDTFDVDWLKGMSVGVFGLQRASVAELMPELQAMFGADSGSPLAGMLRFLPIERTNSVVAISSQPQYLSEVGNWIHTIDEGGGNEPQMYVYDVRNMKAADLARYLRQIYGTGAIKDDPPAKVAPGLRTATLSSPNNSVQNPAPVPEDAEPDDTEVAPATRLEAGTRITAQKSSNQLLVRTRPVQWKEIEAAIKRLDNPPLQVQIETRILEVKLSGELDLGVQWYLGRLAGNASSTTVANASGSQGALGGGGAGLGATDSLFYSFVSANLQVALHALEKNGRTQVLSAPSLVVMNNQPAQIQVGDNIPISQTTVNTGASDTTLSSVEYVQTGVILDVVPRINPGGLVYMDIQQQVSDAERQTGDSDTPVNPRISTRSVSTQVAVQSGQTVLLGGLIKQDNAEGVSAVPYLGKIPGLRWLFGSTSKSKERTELIVLITPRVVTSSGQARQVTDDYREQMQLLRPREGR
- a CDS encoding methyl-accepting chemotaxis protein; translation: MRLSLKAKVLSLAIVPVLLFAAVISLTTVWILKTQARNEVDETRQRLLNDAKATLQSYVEVAMTTIQPLYDAAAPGDTAARAQVVKLLSNTRYGKDGYFFGYDSETVRLFKGNSPDGVGKSFKDNRDPNGVYLNRDLVKVGKDGTHYLQYSSTQPGQTELVPKLGYTEYLPKWDMVIGTSVNLDVIETQVAVVEAKVEKRMQGVLLSILGVAVVVLLVIAAVGMVLANTILRPLHLMKANLDDIAAGEGDLTRRLAITSRDELGDLAGAFNRFVDKIHGLVRQITEMTSQLTGLVSQVSDQAQRSEQAMERQRHETDQVATAINQMSSAAHEVARSAQGAAVAAQQTDVEGLAAKRVVDGSIAQIHALVNDIRSSGVSLDSLQQDVSSIVSVLGVIRSIAEQTNLLALNAAIEAARAGEAGRGFAVVADEVRALASRTQTSTQEIQGMIDRLQKGTVAAVDAMRRSSDAGDGTSVKANEAGASLDTMAQLIGTINSMNAQIASAAEEQTAVAEEINRSVHQIAVAVDSVADETRLGAQTSRSLADLGQRLGQLVGQFRI
- a CDS encoding SMP-30/gluconolactonase/LRE family protein gives rise to the protein MSTGSKKLRHLVFVVFLAVIAFLLLMPTKVQPVNWAPPKAPSMKDGPYAENQRLKGVQRIGAQGIAGPEALLLDAQGFLISGLHDGRIIRTAPDSHTLEVLANTGGRPLGMARHPDGRLIIADGVKGLLALDANRQLTTLSTAANGVPLGFTDDVAVDASGRYAYFSDASSRWGYGQDGEAVIEHGGDGRLLRYDFSTGATDVLLDHLQFANGVALGPDEHYVLVNETGAYRISRYWLKGERAGNHDLFIDNLPGLPDNLSFNGRDRFWVALYSPRNPLLDGFAGYPLLRKVMVRALMVVPKPLERKAFVLGLDTDGNVIANLQDGSAGNYSPITTAREYGDWLYLGSLKSTSMARLPLKLALARE
- a CDS encoding sterol desaturase family protein, producing the protein MAHPTETFRARYRANVSSLYNPWLHATFVLAYGITCITLAWSSTEHITPLQWLTVPLTLVFFNLCIYLVHRHLGHHKHHLGRLFYARHTGDHHSFFTPGHMTFDNPRDWRVILFPAWLIVLHSLAVTLPAWWLLSQLSPNVAGLFAGCMILGYLLYEVFHACEHLPADHPVARLPWIRQMHRLHALHHRRELMQGRNFNIVLPLMDYLFGTLHWEPDSPQYNRKSS
- a CDS encoding substrate-binding domain-containing protein, coding for MKMLPKTLCLLAASVTLGVAAPAFADAAKPIRIGASFQEINNPYFVTMKNALEEAGATIGAKLIITDARHDVSKQVSDVEDMLQKGIDILLINPTDSVGVQSAVKSAHAAGVVVVAVDAQADGPLDSFVGSKNFDAGFQACEYLAKNIGDKGNIAILDGIAVVPILERVRGCKEAVAKHPDIKIVSVQNGKQERDQALTVTENMLQAQPTLKGIFSVNDNGSLGALSAIEASGLDVKLVSVDGAPEAIKAIQKPGSKFIATSAQYPRDQIRLALGIALARKWGSQVPATIPVDITLIDQAKAKDFSW